One segment of Acidobacteriota bacterium DNA contains the following:
- a CDS encoding efflux RND transporter permease subunit, translating to MKGAIAWFARNPVAANLLAIFIVAGGIVSIPSIKQVVFPEFTLDRITVSVPYLGAAPEEVERAVTTRIEEQIEGLDGIKRLTSTSAEGLSVVTAELYETADARKVLDDIKSRVDAIETLPEETEKPVVTELTNRRQVIDVAIYGDADERTLKRLGQQVKDELAALDGISVVELVNARPYEISIEVSEKDLRRYGLAFDDVAAAVRKFSLDLPGGALRTRSGEILLRTKGQAYTGEDFARIPILTRPDGTVLRVGDVARVVDGFAETDQSARFDGKPAVTVQVFRVGDENVLDISAKVRRYVEELQHRLPKGIFATTWQDNAEVLRGRRDLLIRNGMWGAALVFVALSLFLRLRVAFWTMFGMVVSFLGTLLLMPLLGVAISLVSLFAFILVLGIVVDDAIVIGENVFARQQRIADPLEGAILGAQQVAVPVVFAVLTTVAAFVPLLLVPGITGKFLSVMPKVVIATLLFSLVESLFVLPSHLSHRSSRPETDRVWFDRVWRRVQGFVARALESFVDRVYRPVLDLALRWRYATIAVGVTTLILTAGMVGAGWIRFTFFPTVEADFVAAALTLPQGTPAETTHARLERIERAAYEAEKALARDGEPLIRHVLTSLGAQPLLAALQRNAGLIQPGVSAGHMGEVAIELTPAEDRRVGSEEFVRKWRELVGEIPDVVELRYTSSIFSPGDDINVQITGPDYEVLNRAKEELKTRLARYPGVMDVSDSYRAGKPELRLRLRPAAESLGLTMADLGRQVRQAFYGEEVQRIVRGNDEIKVMVRYPLRERRSRAGLERMRIRLPDRTEVPFITVAEVLPDRGDAAIRHVDRRRAVNVTANVDEARANANEIQQELRRAVFPQLLRKYPGIRLSFEGQGREQRETMSGLRRGFVIALIAIYALMAIPFRSYVQPAIVMTAIPFGLVGAVWGHMIMGMDLTILSMFGLVALAGVVVNDSLVLVDFINNYTAEGHSVFEAAKMAGVARFRPILLTSLTTFAGLTPLIMERSMQAQFLIPMAVSLGFGVVFSTVISLVLIPCGILALEDFRRGLSRLAGKQSVADAESSKVES from the coding sequence ATGAAAGGTGCGATCGCCTGGTTCGCACGAAACCCGGTGGCGGCCAACCTCCTCGCGATCTTCATCGTGGCCGGCGGCATCGTGTCGATCCCGTCGATCAAGCAGGTCGTCTTCCCCGAGTTCACGCTCGACCGAATCACGGTCAGCGTCCCGTACCTCGGTGCCGCACCGGAAGAGGTCGAACGGGCGGTGACCACCCGCATCGAGGAGCAGATCGAGGGTCTGGACGGCATCAAGCGGCTGACCTCCACCTCCGCCGAAGGGCTGAGCGTCGTCACCGCGGAACTCTACGAAACGGCAGACGCACGGAAGGTGCTCGACGACATCAAGTCGCGCGTCGACGCGATCGAAACCCTTCCGGAGGAGACGGAAAAGCCGGTAGTCACCGAGCTGACCAACCGGCGCCAGGTGATCGATGTCGCCATCTACGGCGACGCCGACGAGCGAACGCTGAAGCGCCTCGGCCAGCAGGTCAAAGACGAGCTTGCGGCGCTGGATGGAATCTCCGTCGTGGAGCTGGTCAACGCCCGTCCCTACGAGATCTCGATCGAGGTGTCGGAGAAGGACCTGCGGCGCTACGGCCTCGCTTTCGACGACGTCGCGGCGGCTGTGCGGAAGTTCTCGCTCGATCTGCCCGGAGGGGCGCTGCGGACGCGGTCGGGCGAAATCCTGCTGCGGACGAAGGGACAGGCCTACACCGGCGAGGATTTCGCGCGGATCCCCATCCTCACGCGCCCGGATGGGACGGTGCTGCGAGTCGGTGACGTAGCCAGGGTCGTGGACGGGTTCGCCGAGACGGACCAGTCGGCACGGTTCGATGGCAAGCCTGCGGTCACGGTCCAGGTCTTCCGAGTGGGTGACGAGAACGTCCTCGACATCTCGGCAAAGGTGCGGCGCTATGTCGAGGAACTCCAGCACCGCCTGCCGAAGGGTATCTTCGCCACCACCTGGCAGGACAACGCGGAGGTCCTGCGCGGCCGGCGCGACCTGCTGATCCGGAATGGCATGTGGGGAGCGGCGCTGGTTTTCGTCGCTCTCTCGCTCTTCCTCCGGCTGCGGGTCGCCTTCTGGACGATGTTCGGCATGGTGGTGTCGTTCCTCGGCACCCTGCTCCTGATGCCCCTGCTCGGGGTCGCGATCTCCCTCGTGTCCCTGTTCGCCTTCATCCTCGTCCTCGGCATCGTGGTCGACGACGCCATCGTCATCGGCGAGAACGTGTTCGCCCGCCAGCAGCGCATCGCCGACCCGCTCGAAGGGGCCATCCTCGGGGCCCAGCAGGTCGCGGTGCCGGTCGTCTTTGCCGTTCTCACCACGGTCGCCGCCTTCGTTCCCCTCCTCCTGGTTCCAGGGATCACCGGGAAGTTCCTGAGCGTGATGCCCAAGGTGGTCATCGCGACGTTGCTGTTCTCGCTCGTCGAGTCGCTCTTCGTTCTGCCCTCGCACCTGTCGCACCGTTCGAGCCGCCCGGAGACCGACCGCGTCTGGTTCGATCGGGTATGGCGCCGCGTCCAGGGTTTCGTGGCGCGCGCTCTCGAGTCGTTCGTCGACCGCGTGTACCGGCCCGTGCTCGACCTCGCCCTCCGGTGGCGCTACGCGACGATCGCTGTCGGCGTGACCACCCTGATCCTGACCGCCGGCATGGTCGGCGCCGGGTGGATTCGGTTCACTTTCTTTCCTACGGTGGAGGCGGATTTCGTCGCGGCCGCCCTGACTCTCCCGCAAGGGACCCCCGCCGAGACCACGCACGCACGACTGGAGCGGATCGAGCGTGCCGCGTACGAAGCGGAGAAGGCTCTCGCACGCGACGGCGAGCCGCTCATCCGGCACGTGCTCACCTCCCTGGGAGCGCAGCCGCTTCTCGCGGCGCTGCAGCGGAACGCCGGCCTGATTCAGCCCGGGGTGTCGGCAGGCCACATGGGGGAGGTCGCGATCGAGCTGACCCCCGCCGAGGACCGACGTGTCGGCTCCGAAGAGTTCGTGCGGAAGTGGCGGGAACTCGTGGGCGAAATCCCGGACGTGGTGGAACTTCGCTACACCTCGTCGATCTTCTCGCCCGGCGACGACATCAACGTCCAGATCACCGGCCCGGACTATGAAGTCCTGAACCGGGCCAAGGAGGAACTGAAGACACGACTCGCCCGATATCCGGGGGTCATGGACGTGTCGGACTCCTACCGCGCCGGCAAGCCGGAGCTGCGCCTCCGCCTGCGTCCCGCGGCCGAGTCCCTGGGCCTGACCATGGCCGATCTGGGCCGGCAGGTCCGGCAGGCGTTCTACGGCGAGGAGGTGCAACGGATCGTCCGCGGAAATGACGAGATCAAGGTCATGGTTCGCTACCCGCTCCGGGAACGCCGGAGCCGAGCGGGCCTGGAGCGCATGCGCATTCGCCTACCTGACCGGACGGAGGTTCCTTTCATCACGGTGGCGGAAGTGCTGCCCGATCGGGGAGACGCCGCTATCCGGCACGTCGACCGCCGCCGGGCGGTGAATGTCACCGCCAACGTCGACGAGGCCCGCGCCAATGCCAACGAGATCCAGCAGGAGCTGCGCCGGGCCGTGTTTCCGCAACTGCTGCGGAAATATCCGGGGATCCGATTGAGCTTCGAGGGCCAGGGTCGAGAGCAGCGCGAAACGATGTCGGGGCTGAGGCGGGGATTCGTGATCGCGCTGATCGCCATCTACGCGCTCATGGCCATTCCCTTCCGCTCCTACGTGCAGCCGGCGATCGTCATGACCGCGATCCCGTTCGGCCTGGTGGGCGCGGTGTGGGGCCACATGATCATGGGTATGGATCTCACCATTCTCTCCATGTTCGGTCTCGTGGCCCTCGCCGGCGTGGTGGTGAACGACAGCCTCGTTCTGGTCGACTTCATCAACAACTACACCGCCGAGGGCCACTCGGTGTTCGAGGCCGCCAAGATGGCGGGCGTGGCCCGATTCCGTCCCATTCTGCTGACCTCCCTCACGACCTTCGCCGGACTCACACCGCTCATCATGGAGCGGAGCATGCAGGCGCAGTTCCTCATCCCGATGGCCGTCTCGCTCGGCTTCGGCGTCGTCTTCTCCACGGTGATCTCGCTGGTGTTGATCCCGTGCGGGATCCTCGCTCTCGAGGACTTCCGGCGCGGGCTCTCCCGGCTAGCGGGCAAGCAATCGGTCGCCGACGCCGAAAGCTCCAAGGTGGAGAGCTGA
- a CDS encoding TetR/AcrR family transcriptional regulator yields MASEQTRERILDAAEQLFSEQGLANTSLRAITRAAGVNPAAVHYHFGSKDGLIRELFRRRLEPVNRQRLELLERAERAAGGRPLPLETILECFLGPPLRLYSRPEHGHGRFLRTFGRLFSERSELVREVLTIQFGSIIERFLDAFARSLPDLPREEILWRLHFTVGAMAHTLGCPIGLVVISRGACDVERDVEATLARLIGFVAGGMRAPLPETVRGGHA; encoded by the coding sequence GTGGCGAGCGAGCAAACCCGGGAGCGGATCCTCGACGCTGCCGAGCAGCTCTTCTCCGAGCAAGGACTGGCGAACACTTCCCTCCGGGCGATCACCCGGGCGGCGGGCGTGAACCCCGCAGCGGTTCATTACCACTTCGGCTCCAAGGATGGGCTGATCCGAGAGCTGTTTCGCCGGCGGCTCGAGCCGGTCAACCGCCAGCGGCTCGAACTGCTCGAGCGGGCCGAGCGGGCCGCTGGCGGGCGTCCGCTTCCGCTGGAGACGATCCTGGAGTGCTTCCTCGGCCCGCCGTTGAGGCTCTACTCGCGCCCGGAGCACGGCCACGGGCGATTCCTCCGGACCTTCGGTCGCCTCTTCTCGGAGCGATCGGAGCTCGTCCGGGAGGTCCTGACGATCCAGTTCGGATCGATCATCGAGCGATTCCTCGACGCTTTCGCCCGGTCGCTGCCCGATCTTCCCCGGGAGGAGATTCTCTGGCGGCTCCATTTCACCGTCGGAGCCATGGCCCACACGCTGGGCTGCCCCATCGGCCTCGTCGTGATCTCCCGGGGAGCCTGCGACGTCGAACGGGATGTCGAAGCGACGCTGGCCCGGTTGATCGGCTTCGTCGCAGGGGGAATGCGGGCTCCCCTGCCCGAAACGGTGCGCGGAGGACACGCATGA
- a CDS encoding efflux RND transporter periplasmic adaptor subunit, which produces MKRALAYLVPVGILALGLLGAFAMILTRPPVKTEVPEPHRPVVRVVVAEPKTVTLEVHSEGTVQAPRTTTLVSEVSGRIVWVADALAAGGFFEEGDVLIRIDSTDYRLALEQARARVAQARLRLAQERAAARVARREWSELTEEERENPLATHELQLAEAEAALAAAEAGVAQAERDLARTEIRAPFAGRVLSKQADIGQFVARGTPLATVYAVDRAEVRLPIADRELAYVDLPLAHRGERESGPHPEVRLEATFAGRRYSWRGRIVRTEGQIDPRTRMVYAVAEIDDPYGLKGDPAAPPLAVGMFVEATIAGRTVPNVFTLPRAALRGDDIVYVVDDTGTLRFRRVEVLRIEGDRVLLSGGLEPGERVCVSLLDTVADGMAVHAVLAQEDGEPTS; this is translated from the coding sequence ATGAAGCGCGCTCTCGCCTATCTCGTCCCCGTGGGGATCCTCGCCCTCGGTCTGCTCGGCGCGTTCGCCATGATCCTGACGCGGCCTCCCGTGAAGACCGAGGTTCCCGAGCCGCATCGTCCCGTGGTCCGCGTCGTCGTCGCCGAGCCGAAGACGGTGACCCTCGAGGTCCACTCGGAGGGGACGGTGCAGGCACCGCGGACGACAACGCTCGTCTCCGAGGTCTCCGGCCGCATCGTCTGGGTGGCCGATGCGCTCGCCGCCGGCGGGTTCTTCGAAGAAGGGGACGTGCTGATCCGGATCGACTCGACCGACTACCGGCTCGCACTCGAACAGGCGCGCGCGCGGGTGGCGCAGGCGCGGCTCCGCTTGGCTCAGGAACGGGCCGCGGCCCGCGTCGCGCGCCGCGAATGGTCGGAGCTGACGGAGGAGGAGCGCGAAAACCCGCTCGCGACGCACGAATTGCAGCTCGCGGAAGCCGAGGCGGCGCTCGCCGCCGCGGAAGCCGGTGTGGCGCAGGCCGAGCGGGACCTCGCCCGCACGGAGATTCGTGCACCCTTCGCCGGTCGGGTGCTGTCCAAGCAGGCCGACATCGGACAATTCGTGGCCCGCGGGACGCCATTGGCCACCGTCTACGCCGTCGATCGGGCCGAGGTGCGGCTTCCGATCGCCGACCGCGAGCTCGCCTACGTCGACCTGCCGCTGGCGCACAGGGGAGAGCGCGAGTCCGGACCGCACCCGGAAGTCCGCCTCGAGGCGACGTTCGCCGGGCGCCGCTACAGCTGGCGCGGCCGCATCGTCCGGACCGAGGGGCAGATCGATCCGCGGACGCGCATGGTCTACGCGGTCGCGGAGATCGACGATCCTTACGGCCTCAAGGGCGATCCCGCCGCCCCTCCGCTCGCGGTGGGAATGTTCGTCGAGGCGACCATCGCCGGCCGCACCGTGCCGAACGTCTTCACGCTTCCCCGGGCCGCGCTTCGCGGCGACGACATCGTCTACGTCGTCGACGACACCGGAACGCTGCGGTTCCGGCGTGTGGAAGTGTTGAGGATCGAGGGAGATCGAGTCTTGCTGTCGGGTGGCCTCGAGCCCGGCGAGCGCGTCTGCGTGTCGCTGCTCGACACGGTCGCGGACGGCATGGCCGTGCACGCGGTGCTCGCGCAGGAGGACGGGGAGCCGACGTCATGA
- a CDS encoding efflux transporter outer membrane subunit — MTGRLAAAAVLAALAAGCVSMPPRRAARSEVPIAPEWQAAQVDPDAPVDGWIDAFGIPELRRLVAEALERNHDLAAAAARVEAARAQARIAGADLLPQIGAGLNGSRQRQNFIGFPIPGAERRVLSTTFTRLNLSVDVSWEADLWGRIRAGKAAAAADAEVARATYRAARLSLAANVARGWFAVVTARRQLDLAHRTVESYRRSAEAVRRRFEAGLRPALDLRLAEAQLAAAEALQEARREQLARATRQLELLLGRYPEGTIGEDRPLPAPPPRIPGGLPVDLIARRPDIVAAERRLFAADARLAAARASLYPSLRLTGSGGGASDRLRDLLDGDFRVWSLVAGLAQPLFQGGRLRAGVDLAKASVEEATAEFAQTVLRALGEVETALAAEEILRTREEALRRALDQSEAAVRLAERQYREGLIDMPTLLEAQRRALDAESALLDVRRARLDNRVALYLALGGDLSTAPSGTAARAAAGRNG; from the coding sequence ATGACCGGAAGGCTGGCCGCTGCCGCCGTCCTGGCCGCGTTGGCGGCGGGATGCGTCAGCATGCCACCGCGTCGCGCCGCGAGGTCCGAGGTTCCGATCGCGCCGGAGTGGCAAGCCGCACAGGTCGATCCCGATGCCCCCGTCGACGGGTGGATCGACGCCTTCGGTATCCCCGAACTGCGAAGGCTCGTCGCCGAGGCGCTCGAGCGGAACCACGATCTGGCCGCGGCCGCCGCGCGGGTGGAGGCGGCCCGGGCCCAGGCCCGGATCGCCGGGGCCGATCTGCTCCCGCAGATCGGAGCGGGACTGAACGGTTCGCGGCAGAGGCAGAATTTCATCGGCTTCCCCATCCCGGGCGCGGAGCGGAGAGTCCTCAGCACCACATTCACCCGGCTGAACCTCTCCGTCGACGTCTCCTGGGAAGCCGACCTTTGGGGGCGGATCCGGGCGGGAAAGGCCGCCGCGGCGGCCGACGCCGAGGTCGCGCGCGCCACGTACCGGGCGGCCCGCCTGTCACTCGCCGCGAACGTCGCCCGCGGCTGGTTCGCGGTGGTGACCGCCCGCCGGCAGCTCGACCTGGCGCACCGGACCGTGGAGAGCTACCGCCGCTCCGCGGAGGCGGTGCGGAGGCGGTTCGAGGCCGGGCTGCGGCCCGCGCTCGACCTGAGGCTCGCGGAGGCCCAACTGGCGGCCGCCGAAGCGCTGCAGGAGGCCCGGCGCGAACAGCTCGCCCGGGCGACCCGACAGCTCGAACTCCTGCTGGGACGCTACCCCGAGGGAACGATCGGAGAAGACCGGCCCCTGCCCGCTCCCCCTCCCCGGATCCCGGGCGGTCTCCCGGTGGATCTGATCGCACGGAGGCCGGACATCGTCGCGGCCGAGCGGCGTCTGTTCGCCGCGGACGCTCGCCTGGCTGCCGCCCGCGCCTCCCTGTACCCCTCCCTCCGGCTCACCGGGAGCGGCGGCGGGGCCTCCGACCGGCTGCGCGACCTCCTCGACGGCGATTTCCGTGTCTGGAGCCTCGTCGCGGGACTCGCCCAGCCGCTGTTCCAGGGTGGCCGCCTGCGGGCCGGCGTCGATCTCGCGAAAGCGAGTGTCGAGGAAGCGACGGCGGAGTTCGCTCAGACCGTGCTCCGCGCGCTGGGCGAGGTCGAAACGGCTCTCGCGGCGGAAGAGATCCTCCGGACCCGAGAGGAAGCGCTGCGGCGCGCCCTGGATCAATCCGAAGCCGCGGTTCGGCTCGCCGAGCGCCAGTACCGCGAAGGACTGATCGACATGCCCACTCTGCTCGAAGCGCAGCGCCGCGCCCTCGACGCGGAGAGCGCTCTGCTCGACGTGCGCCGAGCGCGTCTCGACAACCGCGTCGCCCTGTACCTCGCCCTCGGCGGCGATCTCTCGACGGCGCCATCCGGGACGGCGGCGCGCGCAGCCGCGGGGAGGAACGGATGA